A window from Mycoplasma phocoeninasale encodes these proteins:
- a CDS encoding MSC_0620 family F1-like ATPase-associated subunit: MSKKILSLLLAPVSILPITVASAKAPQREENQTNPQINNPQTNPGQQTPPANPDAKETPKKSISPAFSEFKGLAEKEINDAVANVIKEGKKILQALHDTAKKDDPKDFKANLKKIIYLKELIKYLSDENAIKKNPFDNGLPLIFPKVVGENRNLITAEADFNKNVYSNFWIGTTDYTDYKEAITGVGDKLKFSAPNKKFITEIKGTLKSDNNKSQQNVFTKMEFTDLLKKYTSDLLKESRKLFFDEKDIPEFELNYDDLNNLTWGKPKNFASWKDYIFTKLYPKVLDFDLKQNQQAVQKQNEEQNKKNPVNPPNIPPLVPGKPSETPPILDESAELEKALPPLTPYVSPEYATRSSSQLSSLFRSASEEEKQKIFFFNNPINTRYEYKVVSFSQGANDQLNNIKIYISDRVVKNLSRSYTIASTKLLTLRESTLKKAEVESITKIFQGVAKSIGYDDKLDYSQVNNATLQLAMFNLVKAANERILNSESPSFRESQDKLQNSYINLWKTNNDNNNLVQSYKYATELNFLGELSATKIDKGIFWSHLADAYIEVLDDLKIVIEGNKPIIEQNIQEINGNALLINQLFNMARQDSFKFKSLSNEIPVDRGRWYNSYILLSANIKNSINLLSSLIDREAIKGKAESKTKYSENYNKAQEVINLNQKQKNNVKNTIAYVIIAIGALIAIIDTVALIMKRKNLKNKQILALILIIYLCALVLVGAGIALLFV; the protein is encoded by the coding sequence ATGAGTAAAAAAATCTTATCTTTGCTTCTAGCTCCAGTTTCAATTCTACCAATTACTGTTGCTAGTGCAAAAGCACCACAACGCGAAGAAAATCAAACTAATCCTCAAATTAACAACCCACAAACCAACCCAGGACAGCAAACTCCACCTGCTAACCCAGATGCTAAAGAAACGCCAAAGAAAAGCATTTCACCTGCGTTTTCAGAATTTAAAGGTCTTGCCGAAAAGGAAATTAATGACGCAGTTGCGAATGTTATAAAAGAAGGCAAGAAGATTTTACAAGCGCTTCATGACACCGCTAAAAAAGATGATCCTAAGGATTTCAAAGCAAATTTAAAGAAAATTATTTATTTAAAAGAATTAATTAAATATTTAAGCGACGAAAATGCAATTAAGAAAAATCCTTTTGATAATGGTCTTCCATTAATTTTTCCTAAGGTCGTTGGAGAGAATAGAAATCTAATTACTGCTGAAGCTGATTTTAATAAAAATGTTTATAGTAATTTTTGAATTGGTACAACCGATTATACCGATTATAAAGAAGCAATCACAGGAGTCGGCGATAAACTAAAATTTTCAGCTCCGAATAAAAAATTTATTACTGAAATTAAAGGTACTCTTAAATCTGATAATAATAAATCACAACAAAATGTCTTCACTAAAATGGAATTTACTGATTTATTAAAAAAATACACCTCTGATTTATTAAAGGAAAGTAGAAAACTATTTTTTGATGAAAAAGATATTCCTGAATTTGAATTAAACTATGATGATTTAAATAATCTAACTTGGGGAAAACCAAAAAATTTTGCTAGTTGAAAAGATTATATTTTCACAAAATTGTACCCAAAAGTTTTGGACTTTGATTTAAAGCAAAACCAACAAGCAGTACAAAAACAAAATGAGGAACAAAACAAGAAAAATCCAGTTAATCCTCCAAATATTCCTCCACTAGTACCTGGTAAACCAAGTGAAACTCCGCCAATTTTAGATGAAAGTGCAGAACTAGAAAAAGCCCTTCCACCCCTAACTCCATACGTTAGCCCTGAATATGCAACGAGAAGCTCTTCACAACTAAGTAGTCTTTTTAGAAGTGCTAGTGAAGAAGAGAAACAAAAAATTTTCTTCTTTAATAATCCCATTAATACAAGATATGAATATAAAGTAGTAAGTTTTAGCCAAGGTGCAAATGACCAACTTAATAACATAAAGATTTATATTAGTGATCGGGTTGTAAAGAATTTATCAAGAAGTTACACCATTGCTTCAACAAAGTTGCTAACACTAAGAGAATCAACTCTAAAAAAAGCCGAAGTTGAAAGCATTACTAAAATCTTCCAAGGAGTTGCTAAATCAATTGGCTATGATGATAAATTAGATTACTCTCAAGTTAATAATGCAACGTTACAGTTAGCAATGTTTAATTTGGTCAAAGCAGCAAATGAAAGAATTTTAAATTCCGAAAGTCCAAGCTTTAGAGAATCACAAGATAAATTGCAAAATTCCTATATAAATTTATGAAAAACTAATAATGATAATAATAATTTAGTTCAATCATATAAATATGCAACTGAACTAAATTTCTTAGGCGAGCTTTCAGCTACTAAAATTGATAAAGGAATTTTCTGATCACATTTAGCCGATGCGTATATCGAAGTGCTAGATGATTTGAAAATTGTTATCGAGGGTAATAAACCAATAATTGAACAAAATATTCAAGAAATCAACGGAAATGCTCTACTAATTAACCAATTATTTAATATGGCAAGACAGGATTCATTTAAGTTTAAATCACTTTCGAATGAAATTCCTGTTGACAGAGGTAGATGATATAACTCATATATTCTACTTTCAGCAAACATAAAAAATAGTATTAATTTACTAAGCTCATTAATTGATCGCGAAGCAATTAAAGGTAAAGCAGAAAGTAAAACAAAATACTCAGAAAATTATAATAAAGCACAAGAAGTAATTAATCTAAACCAGAAACAAAAAAATAATGTTAAAAATACTATTGCCTATGTGATTATTGCCATAGGAGCATTAATTGCTATTATCGACACTGTAGCTTTAATTATGAAACGTAAAAATTTGAAAAACAAACAAATTTTGGCACTAATACTAATCATTTACCTATGCGCGTTAGTTTTAGTAGGTGCTGGAATTGCTCTATTATTTGTATAA
- a CDS encoding MSC_0622 family F1-like ATPase gamma subunit: MHIKKLQQKLLSLQNISLKVNNEKNIYLINIIKLNQKLSFFINNSLNNKNNIVLMRQKFGIKNELIANTFLPKGLQKLAKFFQPNRELWIYLTEEQKYGTDSYTRYENTILSSAKRNTSDFIVIGKRANQFCSEHKFNIIKSFDLEEHDNHLAKHIAQIIKILYHQNNYKSVFFVINSNKSYDKPFQILPIENFNLGSIINDIKGNLNTEKDFENFKIYPNISNYFETEINIFLENALNSLIVESNFYKAKIGLVTTNRMIKEIDEELLKINKKILKSKREKEIEEIILITGNNKNFSM; the protein is encoded by the coding sequence ATGCACATTAAAAAATTGCAACAAAAACTTTTAAGTTTGCAAAATATTTCATTAAAGGTAAACAATGAGAAGAATATTTATTTGATAAATATTATAAAGTTGAACCAAAAATTATCATTTTTTATTAATAACTCGCTAAACAATAAAAACAATATTGTTCTAATGCGGCAAAAATTCGGAATTAAAAACGAATTAATAGCAAACACTTTTTTACCAAAAGGTTTGCAGAAATTAGCAAAATTCTTTCAACCTAACCGCGAATTATGAATTTACTTAACTGAAGAGCAAAAATATGGAACCGATTCGTATACGCGTTATGAAAATACCATTTTATCATCAGCAAAACGGAACACTTCTGATTTTATTGTCATCGGTAAACGGGCAAACCAATTCTGTTCAGAGCATAAGTTTAATATCATTAAAAGCTTTGATCTTGAGGAGCATGATAATCATCTAGCAAAGCATATTGCCCAAATAATCAAAATTCTTTATCATCAAAATAATTATAAAAGTGTTTTTTTTGTTATTAATTCAAACAAGAGCTATGATAAACCCTTTCAAATTCTACCGATTGAAAACTTTAATTTAGGCTCGATTATTAATGATATTAAAGGTAATTTAAATACTGAAAAAGATTTTGAAAACTTTAAAATCTACCCTAATATTTCAAATTATTTTGAAACTGAAATTAACATCTTTTTAGAAAACGCTCTCAATTCATTAATTGTTGAATCGAATTTCTATAAAGCCAAAATTGGTTTAGTCACCACAAACCGGATGATAAAAGAAATTGATGAGGAACTGCTAAAAATCAATAAGAAAATTCTTAAATCAAAACGTGAAAAAGAAATTGAAGAAATCATACTTATTACTGGGAATAACAAGAACTTTAGTATGTAG
- a CDS encoding MSC_0621 family F1-like ATPase epsilon subunit, whose protein sequence is MKKNNHRILINFLKNQPIEIISGNLYINISDDEDWEILDNDSISNFEHSIIKIFDTVAKKEFFMFLVNASITIKNNIAQINTFSNSRIFIKDKKKVNYKEQIRSINKEINDLEILKNIGMGIDDFITLEEYKSQLYELKMMQFLNLVEENKYE, encoded by the coding sequence ATGAAAAAAAATAATCACAGAATTTTAATAAATTTCTTAAAAAATCAGCCAATCGAAATTATTTCGGGAAATCTATATATTAACATTTCTGACGATGAAGATTGGGAAATCCTTGATAATGATTCAATTTCTAATTTTGAACATAGTATCATTAAAATTTTTGATACTGTAGCTAAAAAAGAATTTTTCATGTTTTTAGTTAATGCTTCAATTACCATTAAAAATAACATTGCTCAAATCAATACTTTTTCAAATTCTCGAATTTTTATTAAAGATAAGAAAAAAGTTAACTATAAAGAACAAATTCGTAGCATTAATAAAGAAATTAATGATTTAGAGATCTTAAAGAACATTGGAATGGGAATTGATGATTTCATTACTTTAGAGGAGTATAAATCACAACTATATGAACTAAAGATGATGCAATTTCTTAATTTAGTGGAGGAAAATAAATATGAGTAA
- a CDS encoding MSC_0624 family F1-like ATPase-associated membrane protein, with the protein MQKSIIDKQKIFDDYDGFSKAKKINKSAKILKIIAFALFIVMSALLLFFAPRTIFAQSLLPFNSLRFFFNFDSFGIQQLNILILFRMFLLGFVFIFSFYKNFINISLNQHYIKKYYLWFAAYLSLSIASFLLFFLYFENLPVKLVHLSLILVALYLINLGYSIQSMHIKMKSEPLVYKNRNILIITSISQLISLGLVLGFVYGWNHSSRVPNFLFQANSFYTKMVNLFTVRSISNLLAIIAISLLFALLVVGNSFERINLLTQKGNAKLYLKNLIILNLGLAFVAFLWLIRMFPLVLDDTNVLKIPLQRNYLYLLQIIIPVTVLGIYAFLVYSKNKKIQGTLKHNLFLAIAQSIIWFSLLIINVNSQDEKINIINLFFSAIAAIAIISLYFIRIKSANNFSNIFIVVLLMSIITTLLIFAVNHLLIEKSNANYLFYVINSNISIHAIMIVVTFTISLIFLLSNISYLTHILFRVKNNQLINQSEIKVSKEFRNEK; encoded by the coding sequence ATGCAAAAATCAATAATTGACAAGCAAAAAATCTTCGATGATTATGATGGATTTTCAAAAGCTAAGAAAATTAATAAATCAGCGAAAATTCTTAAGATCATAGCCTTTGCCTTATTTATCGTAATGAGTGCATTACTGCTATTTTTTGCACCAAGAACAATTTTCGCACAGAGCCTATTACCATTTAATTCGTTGCGATTTTTCTTCAATTTCGATAGTTTCGGAATTCAACAGCTTAATATTCTAATACTATTTCGGATGTTCTTGCTGGGATTTGTTTTTATCTTTAGTTTTTATAAAAACTTTATAAATATTAGTCTAAACCAGCATTACATAAAAAAATACTATTTATGGTTTGCTGCATACCTATCTTTATCAATTGCTAGCTTTTTACTATTCTTTTTATACTTTGAAAATTTACCAGTAAAACTTGTTCACTTATCGCTTATCCTAGTGGCACTTTACCTAATTAATTTGGGTTACTCAATTCAAAGTATGCATATCAAAATGAAAAGTGAACCACTAGTTTATAAGAATAGAAATATTTTAATCATTACTTCAATTTCACAATTAATAAGTCTTGGATTAGTACTTGGATTTGTTTATGGCTGAAATCATTCGTCAAGGGTACCAAATTTCCTATTTCAAGCAAATAGCTTTTATACTAAAATGGTAAATTTATTTACAGTTAGAAGTATTAGCAATTTACTAGCAATTATTGCGATTTCACTATTATTTGCCTTGCTAGTAGTTGGAAATAGTTTCGAGCGTATTAATCTGCTAACTCAAAAAGGAAATGCCAAACTTTATTTAAAGAATTTGATTATTTTAAATTTAGGGTTAGCATTTGTGGCATTTCTATGATTAATTAGAATGTTTCCACTAGTATTAGATGATACTAACGTTCTAAAAATTCCATTACAAAGAAATTACTTATACTTACTTCAAATTATTATTCCAGTAACTGTGCTTGGCATTTATGCCTTCCTTGTTTATTCGAAAAACAAGAAAATACAAGGAACACTAAAACACAATTTATTTTTAGCGATCGCACAAAGTATTATCTGATTTTCACTACTAATTATTAATGTTAATAGTCAAGATGAAAAAATTAACATTATTAATTTATTCTTCTCGGCAATAGCGGCAATAGCAATAATTTCTCTTTACTTTATTAGAATTAAATCAGCGAATAATTTTAGTAATATTTTTATTGTTGTTTTATTAATGTCAATTATTACTACCTTACTAATTTTTGCTGTTAACCACTTATTAATTGAAAAAAGCAATGCTAATTACTTATTCTATGTAATTAATAGTAACATTAGCATTCATGCGATTATGATAGTTGTAACCTTCACTATTTCACTAATCTTTTTACTAAGTAATATTTCTTATTTAACTCATATTCTTTTTAGAGTTAAAAACAATCAACTTATCAATCAAAGCGAAATAAAAGTTTCAAAGGAGTTTAGAAATGAAAAATAA
- a CDS encoding DUF2714 domain-containing protein — protein sequence MKNKSQKSQNEEIFNFYAEYEKLIQSEKFISFDKFYATILLRVNENFESKLFEKFKNDFQLALLNKYELVFQKFVISFNISLKFSTEALIPIITDKESSATWAVNFTVAEDPVYQEFLNLLNEQLFSLIKQGFYVELFPNLVIFLANSTESLKLFFSKKWVTSLPSKAGNNAH from the coding sequence ATGAAAAATAAATCACAAAAAAGTCAAAATGAAGAAATCTTTAACTTCTATGCTGAATATGAAAAACTTATTCAAAGTGAAAAATTTATTTCATTTGATAAATTTTATGCCACCATTTTGCTAAGAGTAAACGAAAATTTTGAATCTAAACTATTTGAAAAATTTAAAAATGACTTTCAATTAGCGCTGCTCAACAAATATGAATTGGTTTTCCAAAAATTTGTTATTAGTTTTAACATAAGTTTGAAATTTAGCACTGAAGCACTAATTCCAATTATTACCGACAAAGAATCATCAGCTACATGGGCAGTTAACTTTACTGTCGCAGAGGATCCAGTTTATCAGGAATTTCTTAATTTGTTAAATGAACAACTGTTTTCATTAATTAAGCAAGGATTTTATGTGGAACTATTTCCAAACTTAGTTATTTTCCTAGCTAATAGTACTGAATCTTTAAAATTATTCTTTAGTAAAAAATGAGTAACATCACTACCTTCAAAAGCAGGAAATAATGCACATTAA